In Amaranthus tricolor cultivar Red isolate AtriRed21 chromosome 3, ASM2621246v1, whole genome shotgun sequence, a single window of DNA contains:
- the LOC130808377 gene encoding uncharacterized protein LOC130808377, which yields MRFGVKGKLSPKYVGPYEVLERFGEVAYKLALPVELFKVHNVFHVSQLRRCRSDPSHVIAVESVEVNPYLTFEEKPVKILDRQVRSLRRKEVPLVKVLWRSQKYEQATWETEESMRLKYPELFVAEQRRILSMVICPPTNTENQWHMPEAYALESEWSSVCPSVVG from the exons ATGAGATTTGGTGTGAAGGGCAAGCTCAGCCCTAAGTATGTGGGTCCTTATGAGGTACTTGAGAGATTTGGTGAAGTGGCTTATAAGTTGGCTTTGCCAGTCGAGCTAtttaaggttcacaatgtgttccatgtctcTCAGTTACGGCGTTGTCGAAGTGACCCTTCGCATGTTATAGCCGTAGAGTCGGTAGAGGTCAACCCTTATTTGACTTTTGAGGAGAAGCCAGTCAAAATCCTTGATCGTCAGGTACGTTCTCTGAGGAGAAAGGAAGTGCCATTAGTGAAAGTGTTGTGGCGTAGTCAAAAGTATGAACAAGCCACCTGGGAAACTGAGGAGTCAATGCGACTTAAGTATCCCGAGTTGTTTGTAGCCGAGCAAAG gagaattctatCAATGGTAATATGtcctcccacgaacactgaGAATCAATGGCACATGCCCGAAGCATATGCTCTAGAGTCTGAATGGTCCTCTGTCTGCCCATCTGTAGTTGGGTGA